The Nitrospira sp. sequence ACGTCAATCGACCAACGTCATCCGCGGTTCGTGGAGACGGCTGCGGTCATGATACGACCCTGTTGTCTGCGTGTTCGATCGACGTGCTTCATGCGCTCGCAACCTTCGACGGTCGTTTGTCGAGAAACGCCCGAATGGCTTCCTGCTTGTCGGAAGTCACACACAATCGGCCGAATAGTTCCGCTTCTCTCGCCAGTCCCTCCGACAAGGGGATATCGATTCCTCCTCTGATCGCATGCAGCGCGGATTCGACCGCAGTTTTCCCGCACGTCGCGATGGAGGCGGCAATCGCTTCTACATGCGTGAATAGCTCCTGTGACGGGACCACTCGATTCAGCAGACCGATTCGTTGCGCTTCCTCAGCGGATAGGCTTTCTCCCGTCAGGATCATCTCGACGGCCTTGGAGGGACCGACAATTCGCGGCAACCGTTGCGTGCCGCCGAAACCAGGAATGAGACTAAGTTTGATCTCGGGCAATCCCAACACCGCTCCTGCCACCGCTACCCGAATATGGCAGGCCAAGGCCAGCTCGAGACCTCCGCCGACACACGTTCCGTTGATCGCGGCGAGCACCGGCTTGTCCGATCGTTCGATACGGTTCAGCAGCGACTGTCCACGAACGGCAAATTCCGACCCGCCATGCACGGTATTGAGGTGAGCCAGTTCGTTGATATCGGCCCCGGCGCAGAAGAACCGTCCCGTGCCTGTCACAATCACCGCGCGGACGTACTCGTCTTCCTCCAATTCGTTCAGGACATGTTCGAGCTCCTTGATCACGGAAAGATTGAGCACGTTGGCCGGCGGATTATGGAGGGTAATTCGTGCGACATGGTGGGAGATCGTCAATAATTGATGCGGCATAAATCCTCCATACCACGCTTCGTTTGTGCCGGCTGCTCATCGGGCGTCGCCATCTTCATTGTTGCCGCCGGATACACCCCATCGACTTTTCCTTTTCCCTATCTCTCTCCGTCCGTGCGATTCGAACGGAACAAGCGGTTCTGAGTTGCACCGACATGCAAAACATCACGGAGCCTGGGATCATCAATGATCGCGGCGGCAAGTTCCGGAATCCCCTCGCCTGTCGTCGCGACGGTTCGCAATACCCTGGGACACCATTCCCGCAAGTCCCGCAATGTGGTGTCCGCGCCCGGGAGATCGCCTTTGTTGACCACGACGATATGTGCGACTTCCAACAACCCGGCCTTCATCGCTTGAACCTCGTCCCCCAACCCCGGTGCGACGACTGCTACCACCGTCTGTGCCAGATCGACAATGTCGACTTCGTTCTGGCCGACTCCAATGGTCTCGATCAAGATGACCGCATATCCCGCCTCTTCCAGCACCCGCGTAGCATCACGGGTTGCTCTGGCTAGTCCTCCGTAGTGCCCTCGGGTCGCCATACTGCGAATATAGACTCCCCGATCCAGCGCATGTCCCTGCATTCTGATACGGTCACCCAATAGTGCGCCTCCCGTGACGGGACTGCTGATATCGACCGCCAGCACGCCGACTTTCAGACCGCTCCGCCGATACACGCTTACCAAACGGTCGACAACGGTGCTTTTCCCGGCTCCGGGGTACCCCGTGACTCCGATTACCGCGGCGCTTCCCGGTGAGCCGTTTAGGAACGGCAACGCCGCTCTGTCGTCCACGTGATCTTCCAGCAAGGTGATCAGGCGTGACACGGCACGAATATTCCCGGCTCTGACCTGCTCAACCAAGGTCGCCACGCCGTGGATACCGGGCACGGACAGGCGTGGACTCGACACACTCATGCCACACCTTCGTAGGCCGTTTGTTCTACCTGCACACGCGACAAGCGAGACGAAAGCGGACGGCGCAGAATTTTACCGAGCTCGCTCGCAGCCG is a genomic window containing:
- a CDS encoding enoyl-CoA hydratase/isomerase family protein, whose product is MPHQLLTISHHVARITLHNPPANVLNLSVIKELEHVLNELEEDEYVRAVIVTGTGRFFCAGADINELAHLNTVHGGSEFAVRGQSLLNRIERSDKPVLAAINGTCVGGGLELALACHIRVAVAGAVLGLPEIKLSLIPGFGGTQRLPRIVGPSKAVEMILTGESLSAEEAQRIGLLNRVVPSQELFTHVEAIAASIATCGKTAVESALHAIRGGIDIPLSEGLAREAELFGRLCVTSDKQEAIRAFLDKRPSKVASA
- the meaB gene encoding methylmalonyl Co-A mutase-associated GTPase MeaB; translation: MSVSSPRLSVPGIHGVATLVEQVRAGNIRAVSRLITLLEDHVDDRAALPFLNGSPGSAAVIGVTGYPGAGKSTVVDRLVSVYRRSGLKVGVLAVDISSPVTGGALLGDRIRMQGHALDRGVYIRSMATRGHYGGLARATRDATRVLEEAGYAVILIETIGVGQNEVDIVDLAQTVVAVVAPGLGDEVQAMKAGLLEVAHIVVVNKGDLPGADTTLRDLREWCPRVLRTVATTGEGIPELAAAIIDDPRLRDVLHVGATQNRLFRSNRTDGER